GCTGAGTGATGATCTGACTTTCTATTTGTTTAGAGATAATATGGTTGTGCTTGAAAATGTACAACATTTGAAAGGTGTTTCATTTGTTTTAATCTCGGCGATATTGGTATTTCTACTTACCAATACGGTGATTCAGGCGCTCACAAAGCAAAAACTGATTGAGGTAAAAGCAATAGAAGATCTGGGCAAATCGGAAAAAAAATTCCGTTTATTGTTTCATAGAACCCCTTTGCCGGTACTGATTTTTGACAAAGAGCACATGCGATTCCTGGAGGTCAATGAGACAGCGACTAAAAAGTACGGTTATTCGAGGGACGAGTTTCTTGCTATGGAAATATGGGATATTTTCAAGCCGGAGGCAAGAACCGAAAATATGAAGGCTTTTTTTCTGGAAAATATCCATGCCATTGAAAAAGGAGACTATGCTGAAAATATTTCCATACATCGCACCAAGAAGGGAAGTTTTTTTGAAGTGAAGGTAGTATCTTATTCTCAATCCTATCTGGGTAAACCGGTGGTTTTTAGCAGTGTTCTGGATATTTCACAAGAAAAAGTAACGGAACAGCGCATAATCAATGAGGTAATTAAGGCAACAGAAGAAGACCGGGAACAAATTTCCATGGAAATCCATGATAATCTGATCCAGATTTTGGGTATGGCCAGTATGTATCTGAAAAATCTGGTTTATGATATCGACGAATTAAAGACCTCTACCAAATATCAGCATGCTTTGAAACATCTGAATACCGGAATTGACCTTAGCAGATCGATTTCTCATAAACTCATGCCCAAGTCAATTCTTGACTTTGGACTTATTCCGGGTATTACAGAAATGATAGAGGAGTTCCAGGTATTATATCCCATTTCCGTC
The DNA window shown above is from Bacteroidia bacterium and carries:
- a CDS encoding PAS domain S-box protein; the protein is MKNALKISLIYLVFGVTWILLSDDLTFYLFRDNMVVLENVQHLKGVSFVLISAILVFLLTNTVIQALTKQKLIEVKAIEDLGKSEKKFRLLFHRTPLPVLIFDKEHMRFLEVNETATKKYGYSRDEFLAMEIWDIFKPEARTENMKAFFLENIHAIEKGDYAENISIHRTKKGSFFEVKVVSYSQSYLGKPVVFSSVLDISQEKVTEQRIINEVIKATEEDREQISMEIHDNLIQILGMASMYLKNLVYDIDELKTSTKYQHALKHLNTGIDLSRSISHKLMPKSILDFGLIPGITEMIEEFQVLYPISVNFTYEGEAELSQEFTINIFRIVQEALNNVQKHAEASNVDIRLFLVKPDIKMEIIDNGKGFKETEVAHLTQGIGLRIMHNRALQMNGFFSIHSKINEGTSLKFIIPI